One genomic region from Buteo buteo chromosome 12, bButBut1.hap1.1, whole genome shotgun sequence encodes:
- the LOC142037679 gene encoding mucin-17-like: MAGWPGGWTVVLFGWMVLGEFWRPTSEGEGGEGGGGGVGEHRGTKEEEEEEEEEEEVVCQNGGTYDGIKCLCTLYFYGPFCEFSTNSIVTGLPYPETIVADMEMVVTVTNFNYSEELKDTQSKTYRSFDEHFREQIKKIYGNVPGYEGVRIFSLKPGSIVVEHEVVFTLMKSSNTTENFEEIMKRLVKRLQETEASQGSCQHNTSILCLTVSPNPVIRNMTEASSLRGICWQRAPNEYRDFYYPDTTGGVIQCITNCTPNMPSTMDCHYGQCHITRAGPQCFCQDEALYWYTGAHCSGRVSKLAMGLGLVATVLLISCIILIVVLVRRRRNMYMRR; encoded by the exons ATGGCGGGGTGGCCGGGCGGTTGGACGGTCGTCCTCTTCGGTTGGATGGTGCTGGGTGAGTTTTGGAGACCCACCAGCGAGGGGGAAGGTGGGGaaggtggcggcggcggggttGGAGAGCATCGGGGCacaaaggaagaggaggaggaagaggaggaggaggaggaag TTGTCTGCCAGAATGGAGGCACCTACGATGGCATCAAGTGTCTCTGCACCCTGTATTTTTACGGCCCCTTTTGCGAGTTCTCCACCAACTCCATCGTGACTGGCCTCC CTTACCCGGAGACGATTGTGGCCGACATGGAGATGGTGGTGACCGTCACCAACTTCAACTACTCGGAGGAGCTGAAGGACACCCAGTCGAAGACCTACCGCTCCTTTGACGAGCACTTCCGAGAGCAG ATAAAGAAGATCTACGGGAACGTCCCCGGCTACGAGGGCGTGAGGATCTTCAGCCTCAA ACCTGGCAGCATCGTGGTGGAGCATGAGGTCGTCTTCACTTTGATGAAAAGCAGCAACACGACAGAGAATTTCGAGGAGATCATGAAGAGGCTGGTGAAGAGGTTGCAAGAGACGGAGGCCAGCCAGGGCTCCTGCCAGCACAACACCT ccatCCTCTGCCTCACCGTGTCGCCCAACCCTGTCATCAGGAACATGACAGAGGCATCTTCCCTGCGTG GGATCTGCTGGCAGCGAGCACCCAATGAATACCGGGACTTCTACTACCCGGACACCACGGGGGGTGTCATCCAGTGCATCACCAACTGCACGCCCAACATGCCGAGCACCATGGATTGCCACTACGGCCAATGCCACATCACGCGGGCTGGTCCCCAGTGCTT TTGCCAGGATGAAGCCCTGTACTGGTACACAGGTGCCCATTGCTCCGGGCGAGTCAGCAAGTTGGCCATGGGGTTGGGGCTGGTGGCCACCGTGTTGCTCATCAGCTGCATCATCCTCATCGTGGTGCTGGTCAGGAGACGCCGGAACATGTACATGCGGAGGTAG